AATGGCCACTGGATGTATTTGCTTTTGCAAAGTTATTTTTCCACAGTTTAAATATATTCAAAGGCTGGAAACAAAAGAACACGTTTTCtagatttgtttttcaaatttcTTAGGTAGCATTGTGGATTAAGTGTAGAATACAACTTGCATGCAGTGTTTGGGTGAAGGCACGGTGAGTTGACGACATGCACTGTGAGAGAGAAGTAGACACTGATTTAAAATATAGAGTGAGGGTTTAATAATGATACAAACCCACGATATGTAACACCTCAAAGCAGCACATTGGCACAAAGTCAGAAGTAAGACAGCACGGAAGATAAAAACCTGtctcaaaaaaataaagaatcagAATAAATatctcaataaataaataaacaggtaATATCTCATTAATTACTTTGAAACTAATAAATACGTACATTTGAAAATATGCACATTGGCAGAAATCAATAACCCAAAAAGTAAATAGTACCGAACACAGAGTTACTTAGAAATCATAAGTTATTGATTACTCAAATCAAAAGGCACATTTATTAAGATGTaagaatgggggggggggcctgCATTTGTGATCAATGACTGTCAGCACTGGACTCCAACACCGTTTCTCAACCAGAAGTAGCAAACTGTGCAATGGCTTTACTagttctgtgtttctgcaccaTCGAGTGAACGTGTATCTGTGTGCAGGTCTATGCGTTGCAGAAGTGTGggggttgtgtgtatgtgcgtgggggggggggtgttaaaGTAGTGAAAAACTAGCATCCCGTAACCGAGAGGTCAAGGGTCACGTTCATCTGAACCCTGCTGCCTGTTCACTCACTTTAAGTCACTTCGGAGTAAAGTTCTTGGCTAAACCTAAAATGTGAATAATCAGGTGAAGCTTCTGAAAGGTTCATTCTGCCGTGGCTCAGGTTAACAGCTGATCCTCTGTTTGGGACGTGACACTGTGGTGAAGCTCGTCAGCACTTGCTTCCTTGTACAGAGTGcactgtgtgtatctgtcatttaaaggaaaatgctTCTGGAAGTCCACCGTGGAAGCAGGTCTGTGGGCTGATGTCCTTCAGTCTGCGATGCTCGGCGCATTTCATgaattattttgtgatttttcgCTGTCATTTACTACAACAACTCGCAGGAATCCGGACATGAGCTTCGGGCGTTCAGTAGCTGGGTCTTCATGTAGGTGAAGAGACCATTTATGAGGATGTTAGAGCCTCAGCAGATTTTAATACAAGAGGCAAATATGCCTCTTTGGTAACACAGTTTTGCATGATTGTTGAGCACTGCTGCAAAGTGGAGgatgcacaaaaacaaatgtttatgtCGACATGTTAGGATTTTTGAAAACAAGCTGTTGGGGCTGTGGCCAGTTATTCACCACCAATCAGCAAAATAGACCCAGAAATGCAAGGTGCATCACCAGAAgcatttctaaaaaaaagtcttggGGTGAATTGATGCGTAAACTCAGAAAAAACCTTCGTCACACACTGTAGCATCCTCAGCACCACCGCCGCACCACCTCACAGACGGCTAAGAGGCGGCGGGAAAGTTCGGACGGGGTTAGGACAGGACTCAAAATAGCAGCTTTTTGACTTCATACTTAAAGCGACATTCAGCAAACACATCTGCCACTGTGCCCACACGAAGGCCTACCGCCACGCTTCTTTTTCAAGTTACCGTGTCTCTTTTCTCATCACAGGGTCAACAGTCTACAGCACGCACATTGAAATGTCACACCTGTGAGCCACGTGCCGCTGCTCAAAGACAAGTTTGTGTTCCTATTTATCTTTTCCGCTTGATATCgaacacaataacacactaCAGTATTCAGTTCCAACACTTTTCCATTTCCGTTTAGTTTTTCTTAACGCGAGCGTCTGGTACAAAAATACTCTTCCATACATTGTTCATTGCACTTCGTTTTTTTGGTGGAGTCTCGTTCAAAGGCCCGGACGCATCTACAGATTGGTTAGTGTGGGgtcctgtttgcttttctttgggGTTGGGACTGTAAGGTCGCTGTGTACATTAGGTAGAATAGACTCACTCAGAGGCCTCAGTTGTAAGCACCTTGACTGATTCAACATGTACAGTGGTGGGATgtgatgttttctgtgattaacactgaaaatacatggaaagatgaaaaatatgTGTAAAGTGAAGGTGTTTGACACACtcttgattgttttttttttgtttttttaaacaaaagacCATGGTTACAAAGGACCATAATGAATCACATTATGACTTTTAAGTCTTTGTGGTTGTCATTGCAACTTCCCTTAATTATAATTGTCCCTTTGCATTAGATAACCTTTCTTCCACTGTGGTCGACTACTTTAACCAGTGGTCTCAGATGCTCGTACTTTCTTGAAGACTGCACTCGCTCGCGCTCGCTGTCTCCAAacctctctcccccttctcttTTTCATGTCTTAACCAGGGTTTGAGTACCATCTGAGGTAAAATTAGAGGTAAAGGGTGACATCTGTTCATCTGACTGAAAAACAGGCCAACATGAAACAAATAACTTCCCCAAAATCTCATGTTTGTGAATATGTGATAGTGTGTGCCATTGGGGGATTCTGTCAAtatgttttacatttaataaaATATACCAATTAAAATTATAACAATCATATATATaaacatcttttgttttttgtgtttttccttctaaataaaaaacagacatttgaaaCAGTGTACACATCATCGTTGCCTCTGCCACTCTCTTCCTGCGATAAAGTCTCTGACCGCTAACTCTAGATCAGCCCAAACCTCAGTAAATCCACCATGAAGGCTCCTGATGACTCCCGCAGAGCCTGGTCTGAGTGCAGTGCACCTTCGGCAGGCGTGGACCAGTGAGGAAGGCCCCAGgttgaaaagagaaagagcgGAATGCAGTGGAAGGCCGCGGGGCTTTGGAGGGCCACGTCAGAGGTCTGGGTCTTCTGAGAGCACTGTTTTACCTGCTGAGCTCCGTCTCCTCCAGCCCCACAGGTGCTCTCTCCTCTCAACGCCCAAACCTCCTTGGTCCAGAGAACCCCTCCCACCCCCGAGCCTGGCCTCATCGGACCGCCTTGTGCTTTCCCCCACAGCAGCCACACCTCTCCCCACACCGCAGGCAGGCGCGCAAAGGCAGGTAGCAGCACATGCAGGGCACGAAGAGCGACAGGGCCAAGAGGGCCAACCAGCGGGCACAGCAAAGGGGGTGCGGGTGGCCCCCCATCGAGTCATCACACGAGCAAGGCTCCCAGAACTCCCCCTCAGAGTCCGACATGCAGTGGTAGAGCAGACTCTCTGCACACCACACACAGGTCCACTGGCGCAGGCAGTGCAGGGCCGGGTCTGGGGCGTCTCTGCAGCGGCCCCGCCCGTTCTCTGAAGCGCTGAAGACGGAGCGGCAGTACACGCAGCGAGATGAGCACGACGACGAAGCCTGAGGACAGGGGCTGTCGTCATCAGGGGACATGACCCCCGGGTCGCCGCTGCTGCTggcccctcctcctctcttacGAGTCCGCGACCGGGGCGTGGCCAGCGAGGTGTGGATGCAGCAGGGAGAGGGCGAGCCTTTGCCCGTCTCCTGGGGTGAGCCAGCACCTGAGGACACGCCCGACACAGCATTGGGCATGGACATACAGGTGGGCGACGATGAGGACAGACGCTGGGAAGCTTTACTGTCCAGGCTCACTGTCATGTCACAGCCTGCCGTCCCCACACCTGCCAGCTCCTTCTCAAAGCGAACCACGCACAGCTCTGACTTGTCCTGCAGACTCCCTCCCCCACCAACAACCACACCCCCGGTCAGCCCCCCGACCATAGTCCTGGTCGCCCCTGCTCGTCGGTAATCCTCATAACCACGAGAACCCCACAGGTCTTTGCAAGGGTCCACACTGCGCAGGTCTCCCTCCTCTAGCAGGGAAATGGTGGGTGAGAGGGGGGACAGCGGAGATGAGGCTGCGGGACCCACAGGAGGAGTaggtggagcaggaggtgggGGCGGGGGCGCTGGGGGATTCAACACAGCTGTCATTTGGTGCTGTCCTGGCCTGGTGTGGATCTGTGGAGAGGGTATAGGATTACAGAGTGAGTCAGGAACAGCGTGTACTGTGGCAGCAGTCACAGAAGGCCCTGATCGCATATCTATTGAAGACATCTCCAACAGCTGCACGAGTGATCAAGAGCCCCACATTTGATAAGGTTTCATTGTACAGGATGTCAGTGGGTCCTTTTGATCCTACAGCAGATGATGCTGCAGTACCTGAGCAGGTGTCTGAGTGGTGACAGCATGGCTGGATCCAAAACTGAACTCTTCAGGCCGCACGAAGCAGGTAGACGACGACTCGCTCGTCACTATCGTGATGGGTTTGGGAAGCATTTCCTTTCTGCTGTTGGATGACGATTCACTTCCTGTATGGGACTGGCAGAGGCTGTGTGTCATCCCACAAgtcaaaaacatcaaactgcACTGCAAAGGAGCAAACTGCTCAGATACTCACAGCTTGACCGTCATCCTCGGTGTCAGCCTCTTCTGGTGTGGAGGACGAGGGCGAGTCAGAACCTTGATAGCATGAAAAGAGAGGGTTTAGGCTTTAGTCAATGCATCCCAAAGCCAATTAAAAACATATGGCTCATATCTCTACCTCTGTCCAGCTTGTCTATGACAGCCTGCAGCCCCTTCTCAAAGGAGATGGCATCGGCGGGGCTCTGGAACGTAAGGCCAAACTTTCGATCCTCTACTCGCCAGTGATGGAAGATGGGGTTCACCTTGTTGTACACCAACCCCCTTTGCACTGCGCACTCCAACACTGgctacagacacaaacatgccaaACATGAGAAGTCAGTGAACCCGCCAAGCTGTGTCCCCTCCTCAAATCATGCCCTCACATAACATAAATACAGTCTTTAGGTGGTGTTGATGAGCAACGTGGCACCAAAGACAGCcttaacacacgcacacactcactgctcgATCTCGCAGCCGTTCTCCACGTATGATGTATTCTCTCCGCCCCCTGCCGTCATGACTCCGCCCCTTACATATGACCACATGACTGAGGCCGCCACCTCCAAGGGGCACCCAACCGCCACTGGAGTCATCACGTGTCATCACCACTGCACGAACACGCACACTGTcaaggaagcagagagaggaagcagaggccCAGACTGATTAAACACGGCAATGATGCGCCGTGCACTGACACACAACGCGCAACTACGCGCAAACATTTACGCACTAATGCGCACAGGTGAAAAGAGGGAAGCCTAGATCAACTTCcatcatgcaaacatgcagtaCAAATGTCAGTGTGATGACCGAATGTGATGCTGAGGCAACTGATTCCAGCTCTGTTGAACTGAAGCTGCATGATGAAATTAACACAAAGAGGACGGAACTGACAGTTCGGCCTGTGTGAGTAACACAACAGGTAAAGGCGTATGCTATCATACTGTAAGCCAGGGCAGATTTATGGTCACGTGATTGAGGTAAATCTGATTTTGATCGCAATAAAcaaattggaaatattttaacaGTTCTGGTTTGGCGTTATTtaaacatgtctgctgctgttggagAATCGGGCTGTTCCGCGTGCGACTGATAACGGCTGAGAATAAAGGAAGTGTGGACAGAAAGCAAGCCGGCGTTGAGAGAAATGGCTAaatgggaggagggaggaagaaagtgtTTCCCAGATAGATGTATCAATGAACGCACCCATTCGCCATCAGAGGCCCCGGCATTCTTGCAAGAATAAGCTCTGCCCTCGCCAATCGGCTGAATAATTCAGCACCGCGGCTCGGCTCGGCATGTGCACGTAACGCATGCACAGCCGCGTCTTTTTACTTATTTCCAAATCACACTCAATCTGAATTGTTGCGATTATTTGTTCAGACGCTGCTCTCCTCAGCTCAGCCCCTGCCGCACGCACTCATTAACACACCCCGATGttatgttatattttttatgAATGGGACGGAGCGACACTGGATTCGACATCGCACTGCGCGTTATGCGTTTCTCCGGAAATTTTATTAGGCCTAAACACAATGCAATCGCgtgtggagagaaaaaaaaaaaaaagggaaggaaaagggaACGAGTGggtgagaggatggagaggaaacGAGAGATGGGGGGAGGGGGCCGATTAgaaaagggaaggaggagaggaggtgtgaggatgagggagagcgagcgagagagagagagaaaaaaaatcacatttcattcataaaGTTTGGCTTTAAAAAATCATAATGAAACCCCGAGACACGTTGATAAAAATCACAAcgcctccatccctccctcgtTTTACTGTAGCCATGTCTTGAATGACGCGATCCTGGCCCCAAACTCGCCATATTTcgccttttttttcccctctcccatacattttacacatttactgATTTCGTGACTGTTTTTACCAATCGCTAACCACGCATTTACTTCTGAATTGTTGCATGGCTTCTGTTGCTTAATGTGccttcattattatttttcaatcCCGTGCGTGTAGACGCTGTGCCAGTCGCCTGAAAGCACAGGTCCACATGTAGGTGGCTTAACATTTATCACACATTGGCATGGATATATCGGAAATGGGGTGTATGCTGTTGATTCAAGACTACGTAATGGTGTTTTTATTCTCGGCAGCCTGCTAAATTGTAGAGCAGCGATTGTGATAATAGTGCATGATGCTGGGTTGGTGTAACACTGATGGCGGTGGCGTTCTTTCTATCCGTTTTGCTGGATGGCTGAATAGATATGTgcaatgttaaaaatgaaaatgtaaggACTTACTCGCCCTCCATGGCTCGGTGTTGCCCGCCGCTTGCAGCAGCCCACCCCAgggtctcctctctctctctctctttttatccTCCTTTCAGGAAACACTCACAGACTCACTCACATTCTCCCTCTATCTGCTCTCATTTTCCtaatctttctctctcttcctctctctcgctctctctctctccaccttgaTGTCGTTTCGGTGTATCAGGATAGGCTTGAGGTTGCAGCAGCCATTTTCCGCTGGCagcatcctccctctctccctccctccttctctctctctctcactctctctctctccctctctctccaaaTCACTCCCTCGCTTATTCCCTTCCTCGCTCTACCTGCCCCGTGCCAATACATCCGCACTAATCACCGGCAGCATCGTGGCTTTAGGTGGGCCACAGGGTTAGTCAGCGCGTGTGATTGTGAGTGATTGAATCCGAGTTGCTTATGCAGTGATGTGGGTGGTAAATGAAAAGCTGGGTAAACCATCAGTGACCTCGGGTTGATCCCATGATCAAATTCTATGGAGCAAAAACGAAGTAAATTAAAATTGGATGGATTGGCTCCTGCTTTCGTCTTTAACTCCTGACTGTGCATGCTGTGTAGGGGCTCATTGTGAGCAGGAAGCGAACACCGTTCAGCGGGATGATCGCGTCGGTGCTCGCGGTGACAAAGgtttcagcaccgcggacagcaACACTTCCGCTTGTGCGGAAACGCCATCTTCCACTTTAAAAACACGTTGAAGTTCAGCGGTGAAAGCaccatgtgtgaatgtgactgCGTTTGTGGCTCTCTGCAGGAAGTTTTAAGATATTTTATGTTACTCTGCGTTCACTTAAGGAAAGAAAACGAcgttgttttgctgttttcagactTGGCGTAACTTTAAATACGTGAGTATTTAGCAGGCGTCTGGCGTTACCGTACGTGTAAACTGCAGCTACAATAAGCGTGCAGAGCAAATTGTTAGCGAGCGCTCGCGTTTTTCGTTAACGACTGTTCAAACTCCAACAAATCAGCTAAACAGTCACAGgtgataataatataatatgatataatTGTTCCCAGCTACGTCACATGGCTCGTTGGTCTAGGGGTATGATTCTCGCTTAGGGTGCgagaggtcccgggttcaaatcccggacgagcccGCTTTTATCTCTCATggtctgttttttaattgattatttgATTGACTGTCAAAACTATTGCAGTAATCATCACAGACGTATTACAGTAATATTTTCTGTACTGCAGTTAGAAGATGTTAAAAGCTCAAAGCTTCCTGTGAATAAAGGTTATTGTGTCTCCTTCTTTCCCTTTGCACAGTTTGGCCCCGAAAATAAGAAAAACGCTGAATTAATAGTAGATACATACCGGGAAAACAGCAGATCCAGGTCGAGGCGCTGCACCGCGGCTTCCTGCACTTTAGACCTTTGGAAGGCGACAAATTCACCAACAAAACTCCTCATTTTTGTTTCCTTCAACTCTGTGTGAAAGTTAAGTTGTTCAGTTACCACAGAGGTAAACCTGTTGCTactgatgcacacagacaaGAGTTTACAATGAACACTTAAAGGCATTGTCGCGTCTTCCATCAATTTGGGGACAGAAGGCCACTCACGCTAACGCACAAAGCTATTTATAGACGTCTTCTTCACATCTAAAGTCACATTTAAAGCTAGAAATTCATGATCAAATGTCGCGTGGTAGCACATAATAGTATTACAAAGCGAAGGCACATAAAATACTAAAACACGACTGTAATCCACAATCGGTTAATAATAGCAGTAATGAAGTGCGAGGCCAACAGAAAGTTGGCTGTTAGTGTCAAATTTACAGTTAAATGTCTCTTTTCTGCTTTaagatgtttttatgtgaagcaaCTGTTTAGCATGATGTCAAAcgtttctcatgtttttgtgatgtttctctttttttaaataaagtttactCTGCAATACTCATACTGAGTACTAATTATGGAAGAAAAGGACCGATGACCAAATTTTCCTTATTGTACACAATaagtgtctgtgtctgtggctcTGAACAAGAAGTCTGTCAACTGAAATCTGTCAAATATGGcacaaatatatagtttcatTCTCTAAAAATGTTCACTGATTTTCTGAAATAGCTGGATGTTGCAATGTTGAGCAAATATGActaaaacaggaagaaaaaggacATTCATTGGGGACTATTTTGAGTGGTGGAGTAATATATAAGGCTGCAGTGGGTGGCTCTGGCAGCAGGACGTGTATATGGggttgactcaaaataaactacaatggCTGTGGTTTGTGGTAAAGAAGGAAAGTGTCACCCGGTGGAATAGTGTGGCTTATtgatgactttttaatgttttttggaCATTAAaggagctctatggcacagaggaagaagctaCATCTGGCttcaaaagacaaacagcaacaaattaTCCCTCAACTTCCTGCCTCTAAGATCCAAACACCTGTGTCGTTCATACAAAGAGGTGACCGGAGGTCGAACTACAGAAACCCAAACTGTTTTGATCTTCCTTGTATTTTCCCTTGAATCGCCGCAGTAAGATCTGCAGCTCGCTTGGCACTGAGGAAGACGCAGGAGGAGGGACGTTAGTGATTTGGAAAGTAGTTAGGTGTCTGTAGATGACTTGATTTCTATGAAAGTTTGAGCTGTAATGTAAAGAAAACTGACCGTCGTTGGAAGTTTTTCTCTGAATCGTTTATTGCAGACAAAGATTTGCATTGTAAGATCAACTGGATTACAAACCATCTAGAGAGGAAGAGGCATTACAATTTAGAAAACACTCAAACTTCAATGGCAATTCTCTTAGTTGCTAGGATACAAGGCAAGGGCAATACATTTCTATGAGGTCTACTAAGGAGGAAATGAACACTGTATACAAAACGTGTGTTTGGGGAAAATAATGTtgcgttgtgttgtgttgatggTTTTGTGTGACACTCAGTGTCACAGGGTGGTGATCATGTGGTTGTAACAGAGCTGAGGCCAAAGGCGTTGAATGCAGTAGATGGACATGAAATTTTTTGGCCACCAGCTGCTATAAAATTCTAATGTTTCCTTGCATAAAATAATTAACTGTAACATTTATGAACTCTTGAATGTCTTCATAAATGTAGATGTGGTGCAGTTTCTGTAAATGTCAATTGATTTGTGAGGCATGAGAAACAAATCAACCACCAGCATCGTATTCCTCAGGGAAGCTGCATCTGAGCTGACTGGATGTACAGTGGATCAGtggcgtgtgtgtctgagtgcgtCTGTACATGGTTGAGTGTGTTCCTGGGGGTGGATTACACAATCATTTCCAGCTGTCGTGCATATTCGATGACCTGTTGTGCCAGCTCCGTGGAGGGGATGGTCACCTCTTCCGTCCGCTGCTGCTGACTGGTGAAAGAGTAATAGCCATCTGGGCTCAAAGTCCATCCCCTCTGAAATACAATGAGATTAAAAATCAGTGATGGCTGTTCAGAAACGATCTGCCAGCACAGGACTCTTACATACTGTAACTGCTATTAACGTCTGCTCAAACATTTTACATATCTTTACAATTTATGAAGAAACATATGGAATAATAATGACACCTTCAAGGTGAAATGTTGCTAAAACAGACTCATCTGCAGTTTAAATTAAGTTCTTTTGGTATGTTTTAGGTACCAGCCAGCACCATCAAAATACAAAAGCGAATTTCTTTTAAACCAGAAAACTTTCACTTCTTCTTCAATCTTTGCATACTACTTAAAATTTGACATAGAATTTAAGTTTGATTCCCAAATTGAAGCATACATACCTTTTTGGCATACTCTGTCATCTTTTTGGGGGAGCTGAAGAAAAGCACACGGGTGGCTTCACTGAACTGGATCTGCTCATACGCTTTCTCTATGCAGCCTGCGATCTCATCCCTGCAAGTGAAAAGGCCAAAGTTTTGGTCGAAtttatctttaaaaaacaaagtcagaTTATTGTCCCTTCTTCCTGATAAATTAAAGAAATTGAGATGGGGCCATTTCTTAGCCAGTCCATAATTTTCTATATCAAGACACCTTACCACTTACaatcagaaagaaaagggaaaaagtgtTAAAATTGTCATCCATTTGGTCAAAGTGTGAGTTAACTAGTAAAACAGCATAATCCCTCAGTTTTATTGCTGTGGTTACGAACAACTTAAAATAccttcacacacatttagaaATGAGTTTTAAACAACTGACCAAAACTGTCCTGAAAGTGTCCTGATAGATGGTTTTAATGACTTAACCCAATATTTTCCATGACCATAGTATTAAATAACCAAAACTTTTAAAACCACAACATGCACTGGGCCATGaaactacatttatttcacagGGGAAAAAACATTGGTTATAAAGCACTCAGAAAGCACTGTATCCATGAAACAAGTGTAGAAATAATAGCAGACATAGCCAATATACTGACTCTTACCGAATTGTGTCCAGCAGAATATCTATAAAAAAGGTGTAGCTCTCAGCAGGGATGTTGCCTTTGGCAAGAAATACTTTGTTGTAGCTTCCCTCCATCAAGTACTGAAAAGGCCATGAGAGGATGTAAAACATTAATGTGGCATTCACATACAAATTATTACTGACATTGTGTATGTGCCAATTAATCTGTACCTTTGAATGAATAATCTGAGAGTACAAATTACTAATTGGATGCACAGATACCAAAATTCTACTGCTAACAATATCAAAACCTAAATTTGTCAAGGTGTAAATCGCAGCACCTGCTCTAAGGACACGGGGTGTCTGATGTACACGTTGGTCTGAATGTCTCGTGCACTCAATCTCTCAAGTTCTGTGTGAAACTCTGACACACGGTTCTGTGAGAGCAGGAAGAGCAGGTTCAGTCCGAGCAACTGGTGCATGTAGGCAGCTTCAGGCAGTTCGTCCCTTCATGacaaagataaagaaagagCCGTGTTAGAAAACCACAGTGAGTACTAATATGTCCCACTGCACATGAGAAATGACAAAGGTGACATTACTTGTAATCAAAGTAGTAACATTTTAGCTGGGCCATGTATCTCTCAAAGGATGGGATGTCCTTCTTGAGGATACTCCACAAGGCTCCAATTTCAAGGACATCAcctgaaagaaagacaaaaatctgtCTGATTTCAGGATATAATCTTGATAACTTTGCAAAACCCTGATCAATGATTAATATTTATGTCCCTCAGCTTGACCTGTCACCGATACTCACGAGCtaaaatgagctgctgtttaGTGAGCGCGGACCCACTGGTGGGTAAAAAGTTCAGCTCCAGTAAGGAAACCTAcaggaaaacagaacaaaggTTGGTGTCATTTTCTGCAAAATTACAAACTTAACGTGTCAGTTGTGTTATCCAAATTCTTTGACATAATCTAAGAAGACGGCACTAATCTTTCATGACAGAA
This genomic interval from Chaetodon trifascialis isolate fChaTrf1 chromosome 9, fChaTrf1.hap1, whole genome shotgun sequence contains the following:
- the spred3 gene encoding sprouty-related, EVH1 domain-containing protein 3, encoding MEGDVRVRAVVMTRDDSSGGWVPLGGGGLSHVVICKGRSHDGRGRREYIIRGERLRDRAPVLECAVQRGLVYNKVNPIFHHWRVEDRKFGLTFQSPADAISFEKGLQAVIDKLDRGSDSPSSSTPEEADTEDDGQASHTGSESSSNSRKEMLPKPITIVTSESSSTCFVRPEEFSFGSSHAVTTQTPAQIHTRPGQHQMTAVLNPPAPPPPPPAPPTPPVGPAASSPLSPLSPTISLLEEGDLRSVDPCKDLWGSRGYEDYRRAGATRTMVGGLTGGVVVGGGGSLQDKSELCVVRFEKELAGVGTAGCDMTVSLDSKASQRLSSSSPTCMSMPNAVSGVSSGAGSPQETGKGSPSPCCIHTSLATPRSRTRKRGGGASSSGDPGVMSPDDDSPCPQASSSCSSRCVYCRSVFSASENGRGRCRDAPDPALHCLRQWTCVWCAESLLYHCMSDSEGEFWEPCSCDDSMGGHPHPLCCARWLALLALSLFVPCMCCYLPLRACLRCGERCGCCGGKHKAVR
- the psmd8 gene encoding 26S proteasome non-ATPase regulatory subunit 8 — protein: MALKETAGLYETLKAEWNKKNPNLSKCGELLSKLKVSLLELNFLPTSGSALTKQQLILARDVLEIGALWSILKKDIPSFERYMAQLKCYYFDYKDELPEAAYMHQLLGLNLLFLLSQNRVSEFHTELERLSARDIQTNVYIRHPVSLEQYLMEGSYNKVFLAKGNIPAESYTFFIDILLDTIRDEIAGCIEKAYEQIQFSEATRVLFFSSPKKMTEYAKKRGWTLSPDGYYSFTSQQQRTEEVTIPSTELAQQVIEYARQLEMIV